In Oryza sativa Japonica Group chromosome 3, ASM3414082v1, one DNA window encodes the following:
- the LOC4332391 gene encoding hsp70 nucleotide exchange factor FES1, with protein MAGDRLSWSGLLKWSLSYADGTRPSRAISEEERRWLAEAVERHMMVDVVSRMREIALLMSTPLSVLEAHGITPDDIEGLLAELQVHVESIDMANDLHSVGGLVPVIKYLRNSNARIRARAADVVTTVVQNNPTSQQLVMEASGFDPLLSNFTSDPDLTARIKALGALSSLIRNNKPGVSAFRLANGYAGLRDALTSESARFQRKALNLTNYLLSESHSGCSVFAQLGFPRLMMHLVSSDDLGVREAALGGLLELARDTTLGSRSLLADHDRLRRLLQARIERIRMMAPEDLDAAREERQLVDSLWITCYHEPSTLHVEGLLVLPGEECFEQPPDVAGRFFEPLRRSSARRAPSNERSDPGDGTGGGMMLLLGPSPGSRSNSGSN; from the exons ATGGCCGGAGATCGGCTGAGCTGGTCGGGGCTGCTGAAATGGAGCCTCTCCTACGCCGACGGGACGCGGCCGTCTCGCGCCATCAG cgaggaggagcggaggtggttggcggaggcggtggagcgTCACATGATGGTGGACGTGGTGAGCCGCATGAGGGAGATCGCGCTGCTCATGAGCACCCCGCTCTCCGTCCTGGAGGCGCACGGCATCACCCCCGACGACATCGAAG GTTTACTGGCTGAGTTGCAGGTACATGTCGAGTCTATTGACATGGCAAACG atCTTCATTCTGTTGGTGGCTTGGTTCCGGTTATCAAGTACCTCAGAAATTCTAATGCTCGTATCCGAGCCAGAGCAGCTGATGTGGTAACTACAGTTGTTCAAAACAATCCAACTAGTCAGCAGCTGGTCATGGAAGCCAGTGGCTTTGATCCCCTTTTATCTAATTTTACGTCAGATCCTGATCTCACTGCCCGCATAAAAGCTCTTGGTGCACTATCCT CCTTGATTCGGAACAACAAACCAGGTGTTTCTGCTTTTCGTCTAGCCAATGGATATGCAGGACTAAGAGATGCATTGACTTCAGAAAGTGCAAGGTTTCAGAG GAAAGCACTGAACCTCACGAATTATCTGCTTAGTGAAAGCCATTCCGGTTGCTCGGTGTTTGCACAGCTAGGTTTCCCGCGGCTTATGATGCATTTGGTGTCCAGTGATGACTTGGGTGTTCGAGAAGCTGCATTAGGAGGACTGCTTGAGCTTGCAAGGGACACGACACTGGGAAGTAGGAGTCTACTAGCAGATCATGACAGGCTTCGACGGCTTCTCCAGGCACGTATAGAGAGAATAAGGATGATGGCTCCAGAAGACCTTGATGCTGCACGCGAGGAGAGGCAACTCGTAGATTCACTGTGGATTACGTGCTACCATGAACCGTCCACACTTCATGTGGAAGGTCTTCTTGTTTTGCCTGGGGAGGAATGTTTCGAACAACCTCCTGACGTGGCTGGTAGATTCTTCGAGCCTCTGCGGCGAAGTTCGGCAAGGAGAGCACCTTCTAATGAGAGATCAGATCCAGGAGATGGAACTGGGGGAGGAATGATGCTGCTTTTAGGTCCATCCCCAGGCAGTAGATCAAACTCGGGGAGTAATTGA
- the LOC4332392 gene encoding uncharacterized protein: MAAAHAHPLSLAVLPSSPAQATPLPLFLRYAALRRGGRCGGATRPLRLTRLRRGRAAVAAAGEVDAPMEQTEAMMRVAADDDSVTATVVSVLLTVAFVGLSILTIGVIYLSVTDFLQKREREKFEREEAERQKEEARKKRAKARGRKRKF; the protein is encoded by the exons ATGGCGGCAGCGCACGCGCACCCGCTCTccctcgccgtcctcccgtCGTCCCCGGCTCAGgcgacgccgctgccgctctTCCTGAGGTACGCTGCTCTCCGTCGCGGTGGGAGATGCGGCGGAGCGACGAGGCCGCTGCGGCTCACGAGGCTGCGCCGCGgccgagcggcggtggcggcggcgggggaagtTGACGCGCCCATGGAGCAGACCGAGGCCATGATGAGGGTGGCGGCGGATGACGACAGCGTCACCGCCACCGTGGTGTCCGTGCTCCTGACCGTCGCGTTCGTCGGGCTCTCCATCCTCACCATCGGG GTGATCTACCTGTCGGTTACCGACTTCCTgcagaagagggagagggagaagtttgagagggaggaggccgagaGGCAGAAAGAGGAagcgaggaagaagagggccaAGGCGAGGGGAAGGAAAAgaaagttctga
- the LOC4332393 gene encoding E3 ubiquitin-protein ligase RDUF2 — protein MASSPVSYWCYHCSRFVRVSPSTVVCPECDGGFLEQFPQPPPRGGGGSGRRGAMNPVIVLRGGSLSGFELYYDDGSGDGLRPLPGDVSHLLMGSGFHRLLDQFSRLEAAAPRPPASKAAVESMPSVTVAGSGAHCAVCQEAFEPGASAREMPCKHVYHQDCILPWLSLRNSCPVCRRELPAAAAPESEADAGLTIWRLPRGGFAVGRFAGGPREQLPVVYTELDGGFSNGVGPRRVTWPEGDGHVDGGEGRIRRVFRNLFGCFGRSSRPESSSSQSRSG, from the coding sequence ATGGCGTCTTCTCCGGTGTCGTACTGGTGCTACCACTGCAGCCGCTTCGTGAGGGTGTCGCCGTCCACGGTCGTCTGCCCGGAGTGCGACGGCGGCTTCCTGGAGCAGttcccgcagccgccgccgcgcggcggcggcgggagcggccggcgcggggcgaTGAACCCGGTGATCGTGCTCCGGGGAGGGTCCCTGTCCGGGTTCGAGCTCTACTACGACGACGGCTCCGGCGACGGGCTGCGGCCGCTGCCCGGCGACGTGTCGCACCTCCTCATGGGGTCGGGCTTCCACCGCCTGCTCGACCAGTTCTCCcggctcgaggcggcggcgccgcggccgccggcgtcgaaggcggcggtggagtcgaTGCCGTCGGTGACGGTTGCCGGGAGCGGGGCGCACTGCGCGGTGTGCCAGGAGGCGTTCGAGCCGGGCGCCTCCGCGCGGGAGATGCCGTGCAAGCACGTCTACCACCAGGACTGCATCCTGCCCTGGCTCTCCCTCCGCAACTCATGCCCCGTCTGCCGCCGCGAGCTACCGGCGGCCGCGGCCCCCGAGTCGGAGGCAGATGCGGGACTAACCATCTGGCGACTCCCACGCGGTGGATTCGCCGTCGGGAGGTTCGCCGGTGGGCCAAGGGAGCAGCTTCCGGTTGTCTACACTGAACTGGATGGGGGCTTCAGTAACGGCGTCGGGCCGAGGCGGGTAACGTGGCCGGAGGGCGACGGCCATGTCGATGGCGGCGAAGGTCGGATTCGCCGTGTATTTAGGAATCTGTTTGGTTGTTTTGGTCGGAGCAGTCGGCCGGAGAGTTCATCATCGCAGTCCCGTAGTGGCTGA
- the LOC4332395 gene encoding aspartic proteinase PCS1: MEASLVLLCLCVFLASGGEGRSPAGTVLPLQVRVQEVELEAPAANRLRFRHNVSLTVPVAVGTPPQNVTMVLDTGSELSWLLCNGSYAPPLTPAFNASGSSSYGAVPCPSTACEWRGRDLPVPPFCDTPPSNACRVSLSYADASSADGVLATDTFLLTGGAPPVAVGAYFGCITSYSSTTATNSNGTGTDVSEAATGLLGMNRGTLSFVTQTGTRRFAYCIAPGEGPGVLLLGDDGGVAPPLNYTPLIEISQPLPYFDRVAYSVQLEGIRVGCALLPIPKSVLTPDHTGAGQTMVDSGTQFTFLLADAYAALKAEFTSQARLLLAPLGEPGFVFQGAFDACFRGPEARVAAASGLLPEVGLVLRGAEVAVSGEKLLYMVPGERRGEGGAEAVWCLTFGNSDMAGMSAYVIGHHHQQNVWVEYDLQNGRVGFAPARCDLATQRLGAGA; this comes from the coding sequence atgGAGGCGTCTCTTGTTCTGCTCTGCCTCTGCGTCTTTCTTGCGAGCGGCGGAGAAGGGAGGTCGCCGGCGGGCACGGTCCTCCCGCTGCAGGTGCGGGTGCAGGAGGTGGAGTtggaggcgccggcggcgaacagGCTCCGGTTCCGGCACAATGTGAGCCTGACGGTGCCGGTGGCCGTCGGCACGCCACCGCAGAACGTGACGATGGTGCTCGACACCGGCAGCGAGCTCTCGTGGCTGCTCTGCAACGGGAGCTACGCGCCGCCGCTGACCCCGGCGTTCAACGCGTCGGGTTCTTCCTCGTACGGCGCGGTCCCCTGCCCGTCGACGGCGTGCGAGTGGCGCGGCCGCGACCTCCCCGTCCCGCCGTTCTGTGACACGCCGCCGTCGAACGCCTGCCGCGTCTCCCTCTCCTACGCCGACGCCTCCTCGGCCGACGGGGTCCTCGCCACCGACACCTTCCTCCTCACTGGCGGCGCCCCGCCCGTGGCCGTGGGCGCCTACTTCGGTTGCATCACTTCCTACTCGTCGACCACCGCCACCAACAGCAACGGCACCGGCACGGACGTCTCGGAGGCGGCGACCGGCCTCCTCGGCATGAACCGGGGCACCCTCTCCTTCGTGACGCAGACGGGCACCCGTCGCTTCGCCTACTGCATCGCCCCAGGCGAGGGccccggcgtcctcctcctcggcgacgacggcggcgtggctccGCCGCTCAACTACACGCCGCTGATCGAGATCTCCCAGCCGCTGCCGTACTTCGACCGGGTGGCATACTCCGTGCAGCTGGAGGGCATCCGCGTCGGCTGCGCGCTGCTCCCCATCCCAAAGTCCGTGCTCACGCCGGACCACACCGGCGCCGGGCAGACAATGGTGGACTCCGGCACGCagttcaccttcctcctcgccgacgcctACGCGGCGCTCAAGGCCGAGTTCACGAGCCAGGCGCGCCTGCTCCTGGCCCCGCTGGGAGAGCCAGGGTTCGTGTTCCAGGGCGCGTTCGACGCGTGCTTCCGCGGGCCGGAGgcccgggtggcggcggcgagcggcctcctcccggAGGTGGGCCTCGTACTCCGCGGCGCGGAGGTGGCCGTGTCCGGGGAGAAGCTCCTGTACATGGTGCcaggcgagcggcgcggcgagggggGCGCGGAGGCGGTGTGGTGCCTGACGTTCGGCAACTCGGACATGGCCGGCATGTCGGCGTACGTGATCgggcaccaccaccagcagaaCGTGTGGGTGGAGTACGACCTCCAGAACGGCCGCGTCGGCTTCGCGCCAGCGCGCTGCGACCTTGCCACCCAGCgcctcggcgccggcgcgtAG